Part of the Nicotiana tabacum cultivar K326 chromosome 20, ASM71507v2, whole genome shotgun sequence genome, AACATTTTCTctgatttcacaaatcaaaatcgacaaaatcttctacaattcttcTGCAACAAAAGTAATTATggcaaaaatacaaaacaaaggaaaaaagagcagcaattccaccattgatagtcattaaaaatctttgaagctttgaattcaaatttgggttttcaaaaatcattatttgtttggattgggtgtcgttgaaaataattgggaatattgtttggagtttatatctcaattttgaggggttttagtgaagattagacttggttttgactgaattttaaattgaaactcgaagaagaagaagaagaagaagaagaagaagaagaagaagaagaagaagaagaagcatacattatattgcagaaattgtagaaaaattataaataaattgtaaaaaaattatagacagttgtttatttatttttcttttattcatttacttattgtatgaaagttgaacaacattgtataaaaattatatttaagtggatGATTTAGTactattttggacaaaaatatgtaTCAAAAATGTGAAACATACATTTCAGGGGAAGCATGTCGAGTCCAAATacgtacccagtttgtagatattttgtagataaattgtagattatttgtattctgattgtagatgctttattttctgttttcacaaataaaaaatgactaaaacttctacaaatcttctgaaaaaatgcaattatgtcaaaaatcccaattatgctacaattgaatgggaattgggatattaaaattcaatgtacccaatttgtagatattttgtagataaactatggattatttgtattctgattatatatgctttgttttctgttttcacaaatcaagaACGACTAAAACTTCTGCAAATCTTTtgcaaaaaacgcaattatgtcgaaaatcccaattatgctacaattgaatgggaattgggatattaaaatacaatgtacccagtttgtagatattttgtagataaattgtagattatttgtattctgattttatagatgctttgttttctgttttcacaaatcaaaaatgactcaaacttctacaaatcttctgcaaaaaacgcaattatgtcgaaaatcccgaTTATGCTACAATTTTGTGATTCTCCTATATGCTCTTGTTACTCTTTATGAAACTGCAGTGCTAAATATGGAATCCAAAAAAACATGATGAGGGGTAGATCTTCCTgagaaattttgtagataatttatagaaacattgaaattctgtattttcatattaatttttcaaatgatatgtagttttgttgtatattaaatataGAAAATAAGCCATTGTGAGTCTTATTTGACTTATTCCTCACATTCAACCTATTCTACAAATTCGCACCTCTTTAAGTACAATACAACcatactttcttgaatttaaaggtataGCAATATGTATAACTTAAAAAACATCTTCTCTTCTCCACAAGTTAGCTCCAAAATAGAAGAAGTGGAATAACaagctcccatcaaaacttttaacacaaaaacacaaagctcaaaaataaataaacaacagtctacaatttttccaatataatgtatgtcatgtcttcttcttcttcgagtttcaatctgaaatttagtctaatcttcaccaaaacccctcaaaattgagatataaactccaaaccatattcccaattatttacaacaacaccaatccaaacaaataatgattttgaaaacccaaattagaatttaaagcttcaaagctttttaatggctatcaatgatggaattgctgctctcttttccttttctcttatattactgaaatttgggattgcGAGATAGAGAGACGTAGACAGAATTCTCATTTTTTTgtaacaacatccaatccaaataaataatgtcttttgaaaacccaaattctaaTTCAAAGCCTTAGCTATGAAAGAAATAATGGGATTTTGATACAGAAATAGTGGGTGTGGGAGGGAAACGTGGGTGAAGGTGTGGAAATTGGAGAGAGAAGCGTGTGGGAGTGGTATTAGAAGGAATATACGATACCATTAAATTAAAAGTGTAATTAATACCCTTAAAAACTACTAATGATTATACTAAATGTAATTTCTTATATAGTTTTTTATATGCTATAGTAATAAATTCCATACCGTATCATTTATCATGGAGCAATAATTGAATTCTACTTGACTACTACTACTACCTAATTTCAGTTCTGTGACGTGTAATTCATGATCCAAGTCTACAGCCATTTGTACATAAATAGCATTTTCgagtgtgtgtgtgcgtgtgtttttgagagagagagaagagagggagaaTATGGCGGAAAGAGACATAGATGATCTTCCAAAGAATTCAGCGAACTACACCGCGTTAACTCCGTTATGGTTTTTAGATAGAGCAGCGACGGTGTATCCAAATCGCAAGTCGTTAATTCATGGCTCCGTTGAGTACACGTGGCACCAGACTTATCGCCGTTGCCGTCAATTGGCCTCTGCTCTTACCAAACGGTCCGTCACCTTTGGTAGCACGGTAATTAAGTTCTCTGTCTTCCGAGTTCTGCACGGTATTTATACATGTGCCGTTATTGTTAGTAGGATCATCgagatttgtttttttatataacgATAGTGTTTGGATCAACTTGCACGCATTAAAAATTATTAGGATCATTGAGATTTCATTTTTTATATAAGGATAGTGTTTGGATCAACTTGCGCACATTAAAAATAATTGTAATCCTCCGTATATATCACCTTTCTAGTTTCTAGAATATGGAAAATATAGAAAAGTTGTACTAAATCCAGCATTTTATTGTTTGCTCGTcaattaattaagaaaaaaaaaaggggcaGCCCGGGGCACTAGGCTCCAGCAATGCGGGGGTCAAGGGAAGGGCTGAACCACAAGGGTTTATTGTACGTAACCTTACCCTTTGTACGTAACCTTACCCTGTTGTAATCATCAtcattattactactactattgtTATTGCTATTGCTCTAGAATATGGAAAATATAGCATATTTGGTCTAAATTAAGCGTTTTGTTGTTTGCTCGTCAACTAAAACAGACAAAAGAAAAAGATCAGATTTTCCCTTGTCCGGGGATCGCCcctttaaaagttgttgttgtagCAGTCGTCatcattattattactattattgttgtCGTTGTTGCTGTATAGTTCCATCTGACCTGAACTGAGCTAAGAGGGATTAGTTATATAGCCAAGCCCAAGTGGAAGACATATACTTGACATTGTTGTTATTAGCATCTTCTTCAGTATTACCTTTCTAGATATGGAGAACATGTTGAATATCTACTAATCAGCATTTTACTCGTCAAATTTtttcgaaaaagaaaaataagaagaaaaagatcaGCCTCTATATCTGTTTCTTAgtccatttatttattatttatgttCTTTTTatcaatattatttttttgggcTTGAACAAAGCAAAATGGATATACAGGATTGATATAGCTGTCTCCAACTGGTTTGTTATTGAGACATAGTTGATTGATGCATCGGAAGTTTCATTTCTCCCCTTTGTAGTGTCTTTAGTATTCTATGTATTGGTCCGCTTTCTTATTTTTCTCAATTAAGCTCATTTTTTGAGTCATTGAATTATGGAAATTCGTCCATTTGTCTGCAGAATACTCTGATTACTCTGGTTTGGTATGTCCATTCCAAATCCAAGAATGGATTTTTAGTTGATGTTTCTGTTATTTATCCTCTGCGTGTGCAGCGCTTGTTATCTTTGGACTGGTGTAACATTTTCAtcttctatttttgttgaagACCTGCTATTACTTAGGTGCTATTATTGTGCTTTCTCTTTTCTATTCTTGAACTAATTGCTACTCTATTTATTTTGTACAAGCTATTGACTAAGTGAACCTGAAAGTGATTTCTGCTGAAATTTGGTTGATTTTGAATTTGTTTCCCGCAAGTTATAGTCTGATCTTTTGAAGAACTAATGTCAACTATCCGATCCTTGTAAAGGCACCAGCTGTTTTATTTCCTTAGCGTGTTTGGTATGGCGGCAAATTTTTTTGGTTACCTTGATTATTGGAAAATCTTTTTCTCCAAAAAAATGTTTTTCGCCAAAATGGGGAAATTGACTTTTGTCACGGGTGGAAGTCATTTCCTTTTAGAAATAATCCAACTTTATTTAATCTCACTGTCCTGTTTCCAAGTGTTATTGCATTTTATGAGATCTATTACAAAAAGTAGTGCTTGGTAACCTATATTTTAACGGAAATCTAGCTGAAGAAATTACATTTCTTTGATGCAAGTCTCAGTCTCTCAGAGATGCAATATGAGCCTTAAAGTGATTATGCATTGGTATTCGAGAGAGCACCACGGCACTTGATCAGTTGATCTCACTGTAGCACTGCATTATCTTTGTTTTCTTCAAACTAGTTTTGGCTTCATCTGCTCTTTAGCTCTTTTACTGGTGCAATTGTTGTTCGGTTAGCCTTAGAACCATATAAGGCTTGTGTTAGAGTTTCAGTGAACTCTTAACCATATAAGGCATGTCATTTTGGTATTTCAGTGAACTCTTAACCAGAGTGGTTTTATACATGCTGTCCCATGAAAATCTTCAGTTATAAATCTCTTTGCTTTTTCTGCAAAAGATAACTTGAACTAACCATCAAAGTAGAGTAGATTTTGTATATATAGGTAAGATCTGTGCTATTCTCATGAGGCAATCCATTACGCTGTCATCCACAAGCAGATTCTGCAATAACAAGGAATAAAGAAAGATGAATCTAATATATAATAGGCTCAGTCTGATTCTTGGTTGAAAGTGTGAAACATGGTGTGCATGCATGCTTGCATGTATGCGAGCCTGAGAGAGAGTGAACATGAGGGGTAGAAGAAGAGAGAACGTAATTGGGCTCCATATAAGTAGGAAGTGACAATTAGATATTAGTATGTTATATACTATAATAAACTAAGCTAGCAAGGATAGGTTCACAGCTTTTCATCTACTGGTATTATACAACATAAACTATGTATACATCGAAAACATTCCTGCTATCTGTTGACAAATCAGACAGCAGAAATGATATTAACTTTGAGTTTACTAGAGGATCTTTGTTTTCTCAATATAAATATGTAGAATGTTAGTTTTTCTGCCTCTCAATCCCCAAAAGTTTCATTCTTTGCTGTAAGTTGACCTTTCCCATATTTTTCCTCTTGTAATGGGCTTGCCAATTTCATTCATGGCGTCATAGTAGGATATAATAATGCATGGTTCTGCTTCTCATCCTACATGTTTTAATCTATTTAATGGCTTTTAAGATTAGAAAAAGATGAGTAAAGATAGTTGGATGAAAGAAGaagctaaaatttacatattgGGTTTTTGGATCATCAATTTAAGAAGAGGCGATTAAGTATTATGTACACCAACTTTTATTTGTTCTGTTGCCTGTTGCACTTTGTCTCTCCATATTAAATGAACAAAAATGCCAAAACTTTGAATTAGTTTGTTGTGGACATCAATATTGTTGTCCTCTTGATGAAATGCATTTCCTGTATCCCTGTGGATGCGCCTAGTTATCCTTGTTTTGTCCACTTCATTGGCAGGTTGCAGTTATTGCCCCAAACGTCCCCGCTTTGTATGAAGCTCATTTTGGAATTCCAATGGCTGGAGCTGTTTTAAACGCTGTCAATGTCCGTCTAAATGCACAAACGATTGCTTTTCTTTTGGGCCATAGCTTGGCTGCTGTTGTCATGGTGGACCAAGAGTATTTTCCCTTGGCCGAGGAAGCTTTAAAAGTATGGGAAAATAACAGTAAAGGAAAATTTAAGGCTCCAGTTCTGATTGTAATTGCTGATAAAAACTGTGATCCAACACCGGTCCAATATGCTCTTGAGAAAGGGGCAATTGAATACGAGAAATTCCTAGAAACTGGCGATCCAGACTTTCAATGGATGCCACCAGAGGATGAGTGGCAAACTATTGCTTTGGGCTATACTTCCGGCACAACAGCTAGTCCTAAAGGAGTGGTGCTGCACCATCGTGGGGCTTATCTTATGGCGCTGAGTAATGCTGTGATTTGGAGCATGCAAGAGGGAGCTGTTTATCTGTGGACTCTACCACTGTTTCACTGTAATGGTTGGTGTTTCGCTTGGACAATTGCTGCAATTTGTGGGACTAACATATGCCTTAGACAGGTAATTCCGTTGTTCTTTTTTCTGCACACGGAATTCTCATGCCTTATTTGCAACTTAATAGAGAGCAGTGCGTAATCTGCTTGGTCATAGGTATGCCAAACTAATTGGCACATGAAAAAATAGATTTCAGCTATAGTATGCTTTGACCTACGAAGTATTGGATTACCAAATCCTAATTGAGTAAGATGGACGACTGCAGTCATAATTgtttattttgcaccatatctccTAGTGCTGACATTTAGAGAAAATTCAAACTATATAGAATGGACAATAGCGTTTGGGTATATTATGAAATTGGACACTAAGGCGGGAATTTAAAAATTAGAGGGAGGACATGACAGGAGTTTGGCTAGGTAGCACGCAACTCCatttcttttcttccctttttggAGTTCCGAGTTTGGTTGAATTGTTTTCCATTTCGCTTGGTTGGTTTGCAGTGTAAAACTTAATTATCTCAATAGTTATTGAAATGGAAGCACTTGGCTCTTAAGATCTATTTCTAAATTGGAGGAGGTAAAAAGAAAATGCCTTTTGAGTTGGTTTTTGAACACACTGCTCCTTATATCTGCTTTGTTTCTGGTTCTTTACAAGCTTGCCTTCTGTTCCCGTTTTCGGCATGCAGGTAACCGCAAAGGCTGTTTACTCGGCTATAGCCCATCTTGGTGTGACTCATTTTTCTGCTGCACCTGTGGTTCTCAATACCATAGTTAATGCCCCAAAAGAGGAGACCATCCTTCCTTTGCCTCGTCTTGTGCACGTCAGCACAGCCGGtgcttctcctcctccttctgtTCTTGCAGCAATGTCACAACGTGGCTTCCGTGTCTTACACACTTATGGCCTTTCTGAAACCTATGGCCCCTCCACTGTATGCACGTGGAAGCCCGAGTGGGATTTACTTCCCCCGGATGTCCAGGCACGTCTGCATGCACGCCAAGGTGTGAGATATGTTGGTTTGGAGCGATTAGATGTTGTTACCACGAAAGACATGAAACCTGTCCCAGCAGACGGAAAAACAATAGGAGAGATTGTATTCAGAGGTAATGTTGTAATGAAAGGGTACCTGAAGAATCCTAAAGCTAACGAGGACGCTTTTGCTGGAGGCTGGTATCACTCGGGTGATCTTGCAGTTAAGCATCCGGACGGATATATAGAAATCAAAGACAGATCAAAGGACATCATCATTTCCGGTGGTGAAAACATAAGTAGTGTCGAGGTCGAGAATATCCTATATCTACATCCAGCAATACTAGAGGTATCTGTAGTGGCAAGGCCGGATGAGCAGTGGGGCGAGTCGCCTTGTGCATTCGTGACATTAAAGGCTGATGTGAAGAAAACAGACCAACAACAGTTGGCAGAAGATATTATGAACTTTAGTCGATCGAAAATGCCTAAGTACTGGGTTCCAAAATCAGTTGTGTTTGGACCATTGCCAAAGACTGCTACTGGGAAAATACAAAAGCACTTGTTGAGGACAAAGGCAAAGGAGATGGGACCAGTGAAGAAGAGTAGATTGTAATTATAATGGTCTGCAGctaaataatacagaagcatgtTTTCTCATTAGTCATTATCAATAAAATTATACTACTTTGatcaagaaaaataatacaaaggcaaCTTTGAGTTTGTCTTTGTAGCTTAGGGTCGACATATCTCTATCTATCTTTGGTCTTTACTGTACATAAGTAAGTCTTACGTATTAGCTGAACCTTTCTTATATTTCTTAGTATGTGAAACAAAAACTTTTCTTTGTTAATGTCCTCTCTACTAGGCAAATTACTTATTATAATTTGTAGGATGAAACATACTTGacgggagccttggcgtaaccagaaaaagttgttgtcatgtgaccaggaggtcacgggttcgagttgTGGAAATAGCCTCTTGCGGGTAAGCCATTGTGGTTTGGCCCTTTTCCGGACCCTGcccatagcgggagcttagtgcaccggttGCTCTTTTTTTTAGGATAAAACATAGTAATAACCACTTTATAATTTCAAAACGTTGTTGATTTTTggttaattttttaaaaagtaacCTTATAAATCGCGTTCATTGATAAGAAATTAGCTATAGAGTACACGTTCATCACCAAAACTCAGAATGATACATGGCCTGCGACACATTACATCATCTATTTGCATTTAGTTTGGTAATCGTTCATATAACCAAGGTAGAAATAGCCCGCTGGCCATTTTTCGtccatatttttgaaaaatagccactatctTAGTAATTCAAATTCCACAAGTGAAACTCTAGGAGACACTCGGGGAATTTGAATTCTCCGGACaatagctatttttcaattttaaaggcaGAAAAGTGGGTGAAGTTTTTACCGATTGTCCCTCTTTGTATCAATTGTTTCGTAAACgaatcacttttatttttctgcCAACGATGAACCTTTTAATTCACCAAGATCCTTTTTAGCAAGCTTAAAATCTTACGAGAAAATATTGGACCACAATCTAAAATTTTGCATGGTATTATAAAATTTAGATCATAGTTTAATATTTTATGAACAAACTATAAGTTATATGAGCAAACATTAGACCTGAATTTAATATTGTCCGAAAGGGTAATTTTTCAAAGGATatatgtgcacaaaatcttataATGGGGACAAAATCTAAACAGTATCCTTAAAATGGACATTTGTGCAAATCAGCCGAAAAGTGGCTATTTGTGATTTTTCCACAAGCGACTTGAAGCCCATTTATATTCGGGTTATGACTCCAAACCCGTGAACCCATTTTGAATCTGACCAGTGTAAAGTAACCCGCCATAAATGATGAAACTAAACCTACAAAAGCCGCCGGTTGCCGCCCAACCGCAAGCCTCCTCTTTACCTAAGAtcattttcaaacttttcaatgcaatattttcttttttccaatcTATTTGTCTTAAATTAATTGCAGTTTCATTTTTCCTGAGCTGCAATGAGTGATCGAGCAACTGAATCAAATGAGGCACAGTCAAGCTCAGAAGAAGCTCAGAAGCCTCAGATTGAGCCTATTCGGATGCCTACTGTGGAGGAAATAAGGGGACAAGACATTTGGAACAACTGTGCTGTTCGTAGTGTTGTTAGTGGAGTCATGGGTATGTTTTAATTACACTCCTAGTTTGATTTAATTTTTGTGTCATATTGTTCAGTTTTTTGGTCATGTCCTGCATCGACCACCAGATGCACCTAGTGGGAAGCCAGGAATTTTTTCAAGTgtgttcaaacttaaaagaagtaAAAAATGTTCAAAATAAGTTGTATGTatctaaaacctaatattttacctatatacgcAGTGACGAAACTTCGAAATATGTAGCTTTGCCCTTGGATGCACCGGTATGTTGTTGTAAAACCATGGCTAGTGATGGTGTTAAAAGAGTACGAGATAGAACTAAAATCAGATGGAATGAAGTTGTCTGACCTACAATTTCTAGGATACATGCAGACTTAGCAAAACATAGGGCACACTAGAAGAAATACAGCGGTGGAGCTaagatttaaactttatggtGTTTAAATTCTAGGATAGCAGCATAACGTGTTAGTAACTGGATTCTGaatttaattttgtatatatttagtgatttttttaatataaatacaaaGTTTGGACTAAAGCTACTAGGTTCGGCTAAAACCATGTGGCTTCTAGGGTTCTAGCTCCGCCCATGCATACATATTAGTTGAGAATATGTTCTAGGAGTGGTTTAGCCTTTTAGAGATTTATACGTTTAGAATACTTGTATAATATTGGCGTGAGATGAGTTTAAATGGAATAACGTAGTCGACAAGGATTCATATAGCTGAATCCAACTTCTTTGGGACTGAAACGTAttagttgttatttttgtttattgTTCATTGTTATTTTAAATGGATAGTTCAAATTATCATTCTTGCAATACATTAACATAATGGATGACAATGCTTGTCTTATGCCGGAAAAATTGGATGACACTATTTCTATGTTTTATGTCATAATTATGTTACGAGTGCCGAAGTAATGCAAGAGTCTTTAATCTTAATCCTGTTGCAATGACTGTTATTCTCTTGTAGAGAGCTTCATTCCAGTTAGCTTACAAGCTCTATCAACTGTTGTTGTTTTGTGAACAAAATCTGGTTCCAGAGCTTCTCGTTGTATCTAATTTGATAATTCTTTCCGGTAACTTAAATGGAATATCTCAGTGGATGCTTATGGACTGTGCTGTGAGGTTACTTTGTGGGTTCATTTGTTGACGCATTATTTCCGTTTTGTAGGAGGGGGACTAGGGTTGTTCATGGGTCTGTTTCTAGGGGCACTGGATAACCCAATAATGCAAGAGGAAATGACAACGAGGCAACAACTTGTATACCAAGCAAAGCAGATGGGTCGGAGGAGTTGGAGTTCCTGCAAAACTTTTGCTGTTATGGGTTTGGTTTTCTCTGCTGCTGAATGTGTCGTTGAGAAGGTACTTTTGATCTTAGCGATGGTAACTATATGGGGTTCTACAGCTCTTGTTTTACAATTTTCttgttaattttttaaaaaagggaTAAGAAGTTGGGAAATCATTCTTACAATTAGAGTTCGGTACTTTCCAAATATTCTGAAGCTCAAATGTCATAAGTAATTATTTTCTATTATGTTAAAAGGCACGGGCAAAGCATGACATGACAAATACAGCAGTAGCAGGGTGCGTAACAGGAGGCACATTATCAGCTAGAGGTAACATTTGTTGCTTTGACAATGCAAAATCTATACAAAAGGAATCTTCAGTAGATATATTTTCATATCTTGCATATGTTACTTGATTCATATATTTTTGGTCTAGAATTCTAGATAGAGCTACATGGATAGTGAGATTCATATAGAAACGAGCAGGATAATAGTTTCACATTGAAAAGCAAAAGAACAAATTTGAGGGTCATGTCATTGGaatgtaactggtaaagttgttgttatgtgaccaggaggtcaggggttcgagccgtggaaacagcctcttgcaaaaatgcagggtaaggttgcgtacaatagacccttatggtTCAGCCCTTCCCCAGATCTCGCGCAtagtgggagcttagtgcaccgggctccCTTTCATGTCATTGGAATGTAACTCACACGTACAAGAAGAAAGACAAAATCAAATGTTATAACGTAAATTTTCCCCAAAGAGGTATTAGCAACTTAAAGCGATCCAAAGATTTGAGAACAATGTGTTGGTTGAAACAGTTGTAGCCAATCACAACTAGCTTGGGATTAAGGTGTTTGATGTTAATGTACCTTTCTCTTAAAAGAAGGCGTTCACGTtggtgttgttgcatttcttcctCGATTTTGTTACATATGCTCGTCCTGCTAATTTCTTCTTACTTGAATGAAATATTAGCTTACCTCAGTAGATTATTTTTGAGACCTACATGAATATTATGTTTTGTAACATATGGACTTGGGACAATTAGGATTGCAGTAGGATTTCTTTTCGCTGTGGAATAGGATTGTATTTTGGTATTAGTGGGAGACAGATATCTTTTAACATTAAATACGGATGGAGTGATACATCTTCTCATAGTAGTCATTGTTGTTGACATGAGTACTAAAGTAAGATACAGAAATTCATGGGGGCTTTACCTGAgccctatatatatatgtgtgtgtgtgtgtgtagtgCTGCTATGTGACAATGTCAAAAACCAGTTTCTTATTCTTGACTTAATTCATTATTTATGAGTGTGGTGAAGAAAGGGGGGTGGGTTGTTGGGCTGCTTTCCAAGGATATAAGGGAAAAGAGTTCTTCTTCTGGCTTTTGACATTTGATCTAAACTTGCTTGTAGAATGAAGCCTGTATCGGGCTGTTTAAATTACAGCTTTTCTATCACTGATGAAGCAAGTAATTGGACTGTGCTATTCcaaattattatttcttttatatttataGTACAATCCCATTTGTTTCAGGTGGCCCAAAAGCTGCATGTGCAGGTTGTGCTGGCTTTGCTACATTTTCAGTCCTGATTGAGAAGTTCTTGGATAGATATCACTAATCCAGTGAGTAATTAGACAATATGGATCATTCATCAGCCTGAAATATGGAAGTTACACCAACCTACATATatatagagcccgtttggattggcatAAAAAAATGGCGTTTCCGcaaaaatagcttttaagccaaaaaataAGTTGGAGCTGCCCAGCTTATTGTTTTTGGCTTGTTTTAAGcagtttttatcttattttaagcactttttaacttttgccaaCTACCGAAAAAAACTTAAAAGAGTTTAAAAGCTGATTTGACCAGCTTAAAGCCAATTCAAACACCCTCATAGTCACATTCTTTTTTACCCCAACTGTAAGATATTGATATAATGATATCCTTTTCATAAAAGATATTGATATAATGATATTGGGCAATGTTGTAAACATGCAGCTCACTTCATACCTCATATTTGCCCTCTGTTAACTTTCTTGAGTCTGTGAATCTGGTCCAGGAAAAATCTAGCATTTATTTAGACACGTTTAAGACATTTTTGTCTAATAAGGTAGTCAGTCAGGAAAATATTAAGCTTAAACTTGCTATAATATTTTGTTGCTATTAAATGAGAAGTCTAAAATTAAATTGTTTACAAATATGATAGCGTTTCATTCATTACAGAAAtaactaataagaaaatagtatcatataaaatgaaataaGGAAAGTAATTGTTTTTGAATGGGAGTTGATTTACTTGCACTAAAATTCTAACAGTAGTTAGTTCTACTTGTATATGATATAATAATATTAAGATATCATTGTGTTAAATTGTATAAGTTGCGCCTAAAGATGAAGGAAATATTACTTGCACGTATGAGCTTTTTCTCTCAAACAATATTCCATTAATGACAATTAGACAAACTATATTTTCTACTTTTGGTTGAATTTGGTGTTGTATTGGTTTAGGCAAGAAAAAGATGAAGTCTGTATATTTTTATTACAAacaaaaaagattttaaaaaaggTTTTAGTATTTCTATTCCTCACTTTTgtgaagaaataataaatgaatgaaaatattttagttaaataaataTTGATAACTTAATTGTACTTTTTATATACACATTTTTTAATTTATAGTATTAAATTACTACAAATTTTTGCAGCGCCGAAATGCATAATTAGGAGTTATGgagtaaaaattgcatggggcaaTCTATTTGGTCGCTCTcatttaacttatacccatttttttaaaaaaatttaacttgTACACACTTTTTAAATAACGTcagcccctttctcctcctccttctcctccttcgttttctatTTCTTTTAATGTAGAAGCTAAGAGCTAATACCAAAATCCCGAGTCTTGATACCAAAATCAGTAGGGGAAGCAGGACTTTGAACTTTAGGCTCTGTTCCAAACAGAACCATTTCCTCACTCAAAAGAAGAGCAAGATTAATACCTTCTGATTCCAACTTATCATCTACTAATAAAGTTGACTACTTTCTGTCCATACAAGTGATTGGATT contains:
- the LOC107791229 gene encoding acetate--CoA ligase CCL3, translating into MAERDIDDLPKNSANYTALTPLWFLDRAATVYPNRKSLIHGSVEYTWHQTYRRCRQLASALTKRSVTFGSTVAVIAPNVPALYEAHFGIPMAGAVLNAVNVRLNAQTIAFLLGHSLAAVVMVDQEYFPLAEEALKVWENNSKGKFKAPVLIVIADKNCDPTPVQYALEKGAIEYEKFLETGDPDFQWMPPEDEWQTIALGYTSGTTASPKGVVLHHRGAYLMALSNAVIWSMQEGAVYLWTLPLFHCNGWCFAWTIAAICGTNICLRQVTAKAVYSAIAHLGVTHFSAAPVVLNTIVNAPKEETILPLPRLVHVSTAGASPPPSVLAAMSQRGFRVLHTYGLSETYGPSTVCTWKPEWDLLPPDVQARLHARQGVRYVGLERLDVVTTKDMKPVPADGKTIGEIVFRGNVVMKGYLKNPKANEDAFAGGWYHSGDLAVKHPDGYIEIKDRSKDIIISGGENISSVEVENILYLHPAILEVSVVARPDEQWGESPCAFVTLKADVKKTDQQQLAEDIMNFSRSKMPKYWVPKSVVFGPLPKTATGKIQKHLLRTKAKEMGPVKKSRL
- the LOC107791230 gene encoding mitochondrial import inner membrane translocase subunit TIM22-4 isoform X2, producing the protein MSDRATESNEAQSSSEEAQKPQIEPIRMPTVEEIRGQDIWNNCAVRSVVSGVMGGGLGLFMGLFLGALDNPIMQEEMTTRQQLVYQAKQMGRRSWSSCKTFAVMGLVFSAAECVVEKARAKHDMTNTAVAGCVTGGTLSARGGPKAACAGCAGFATFSVLIEKFLDRYH
- the LOC107791230 gene encoding mitochondrial import inner membrane translocase subunit TIM22-4 isoform X1 yields the protein MSDRATESNEAQSSSEEAQKPQIEPIRMPTVEEIRGQDIWNNCAVRSVVSGVMGGGLGLFMGLFLGALDNPIMQEEMTTRQQLVYQAKQMGRRSWSSCKTFAVMGLVFSAAECVVEKARAKHDMTNTAVAGCVTGGTLSARGGQGFEPWKQPLAKMQGKVAYNRPLWFSPSPDLAHSGSLVHRAPFHVIGM